A genomic segment from Conger conger chromosome 2, fConCon1.1, whole genome shotgun sequence encodes:
- the bglapl gene encoding bone gamma-carboxyglutamate (gla) protein, like, which translates to MKTFFVLVACVLLSVCLSTGDIADPEPDPEPDPAADIAAADSTSSSTSDSSSSSASDSASDSSSASDSSSASDSSSASDSSSASDSSSASDSSSASDSSSSSSSAADTASAEEVFVEKDEASTHMRKKRAVTVEYTPAQLESIREICEVNLACEHMAETTGIVAAYTAYYGPVPF; encoded by the exons ATGAAGACTTTCTTTGTCCTTGTTGCCTGCGTGTTGCTATCTGTCTGCTTGTCTACAGGAG ATATCGCAGACCCTGAACCTGACCCTGAGCCTGACCCTGCTGCTGACATTGCAGCTGCCGATTCAACCTCTTCCTCTACCTCAGattcatcctcttcctcagctTCAGATTCTGCGTCTgattcttcctctgcctctgactCTTCCTCAGCCTCAGACTCCTCCTCAGCCTCTGATTCTTCATCAGCCTCCGATTCTTCATCAGCCTCTGACTCGTCATCCGCCTCCgactcttcctcatcctcatcatcagcAGCTGACACCGCAAGTGCTGAGG AGGTCTTTGTGGAGAAAGACGAGGCCTCTACACACATGAGGAAGAAGAGAGCCGTAACTGTAGAATATACCCCTGCTCAGCTGGAGAG tATTAGAGAAATCTGCGAGGTGAACCTGGCATGTGAACACATGGCTGAAACCACTGGGATTGTCGCCGCCTACACTGCTTACTATGGGCCAGTCCCCTTCTAG